In Rhodamnia argentea isolate NSW1041297 chromosome 4, ASM2092103v1, whole genome shotgun sequence, the following proteins share a genomic window:
- the LOC115743505 gene encoding L-type lectin-domain containing receptor kinase IX.1-like isoform X2: MPRPMLQGLLLVQTMSLLLILVSLFLISQEACSSASSSSSLEPTTFFFPSFDPGSCNGEELVCTGSASSRDGCLNITPELEEQGSSSSPSPAPALTNRVGRVLYSRPVVAWPAIISTTFTVRITTLPNSTASGDGMAFLFAQDNSSSPPGSYGSYMGILDRSTQGGVVRQLAVELDTFMNEFDPDGNHVGIDTTSITNPVNAKSLNSTGVNLKSGRDIRVRIDYDGLKHKLEISVAYSGNSLISVLNHSIRMSETVPSLMYVGFSGSTGPLPESHQVINWVFSSFPLSLEERLKRDDRIKTILILVVPSVMMVLFIVICIYLLVEKAPRKRNKKDADIEYQSRQAANVPKMFTYKELAKATRNFSKENLLGTGGFGSVYKGVILDPPVEIAVKKISATSKQGEREYMAEICTIGRMRHKNIVQLQGWSHEGEQLLLVYQYMANGSLDRFIGKQSLSWETRYEILTGLASALLYLHEECGNPVVHRDVKPNNVMLDSNYNAYLGDFGLARLLQNDASVTTIPAGTPGYLAPEVAYTGKATPESDVYSFGMVVLEVVCGRRSRGIMEENSLVDHVWSLHGGGSLLDCVDGKMRGQFEEEQVKRALTVGLASLHPDSACRPRMRKVVQIFLNPNEPPMELPESRPSSVYVPVSFSGSTTTGFSSRTKSAFALSRLNSLHEIELEHEEGMPGLC, translated from the exons ATGCCTCGTCCGATGTTGCAGGGTCTCCTCCTGGTCCAAACCATGTCCTTGCTTCTGATCCTGGTCTCGCTCTTCCTCATTTCTCAGGAAGCTTGTTCTTCAGCTTCCTCTTCTTCTAGTCTCGAACCTAcgactttctttttcccttctttcgaCCCTGGGTCCTGCAACGGTGAAGAGCTCGTTTGCACAGGCTCGGCGAGTTCGCGAGATGGGTGCTTGAACATCACGCCGGAGCTGGAGGAGCAGGGTAGCAGCTCGAGCCCTTCGCCGGCGCCGGCGCTGACGAACCGGGTAGGGCGGGTTCTATATTCACGCCCTGTGGTTGCTTGGCCTGCCATCATCTCCACCACGTTCACCGTCAGGATCACCACATTGCCGAATTCCACAGCCTCTGGAGACGGGatggcttttctttttgcgCAGGACAATAGCTCCTCGCCGCCGGGCAGTTACGGCTCGTACATGGGGATTCTTGATCGATCCACTCAAG GCGGCGTTGTTCGACAACTAGCCGTGGAGCTGGACACTTTCATGAACGAGTTTGATCCCGATGGGAACCACGTAGGTATAGACACGACGAGCATTACTAATCCAGTCAATGCCAAGAGCCTGAACAGCACAGGAGTGAACCTTAAAAGTGGAAGGGACATCAGAGTCAGAATTGACTACGATGGCCTTAAACATAAACTCGAAATCTCAGTGGCATATTCTGGGAATTCGCTAATAAGTGTTCTCAATCATTCGATCAGAATGTCGGAAACGGTCCCTAGTCTCATGTATGTTGGCTTTTCGGGATCTACCGGTCCTCTTCCCGAAAGCCACCAGGTCATTAACTGGGTATTCAGCTCTTTTCCTTTATCTTTGGAGGAGCGGCTCAAGAGAGACGACAGGATCAAAACCATACTGATTCTCGTCGTGCCAAGCGTGATGATGGTGTTGTTCATTGTGATATGCATCTACCTACTCGTTGAGAAAGCACCAAGGAAGAGAAACAAGAAGGACGCTGACATAGAATACCAATCAAGGCAGGCTGCAAACGTTCCAAAGATGTTCACCTATAAGGAGCTGGCGAAGGCCACTCGCAACTTCAGCAAGGAGAACCTGCTTGGCACCGGCGGTTTCGGAAGCGTTTACAAAGGGGTGATCTTAGATCCTCCGGTCGAAATAGCCGTGAAAAAGATCTCGGCAACCTCCAAACAAG GTGAAAGAGAGTATATGGCAGAGATATGCACAATTGGGAGGATGAGGCACAAGAACATAGTACAGCTCCAAGGTTGGTCCCACGAGGGGGAACAACTTCTACTAGTCTACCAATACATGGCCAACGGTAGCCTTGACCGCTTTATCGGCAAGCAGTCCCTCAGCTGGGAGACCCGATACGAGATCCTAACTGGCCTGGCCTCGGCGCTGCTCTACCTCCATGAAGAATGCGGCAACCCTGTGGTCCACCGGGACGTGAAGCCCAACAACGTCATGCTGGACTCCAACTACAATGCCTACTTGGGTGACTTTGGGCTTGCGAGGTTGCTCCAGAACGATGCCTCGGTCACAACCATTCCCGCGGGCACTCCCGGGTACCTGGCCCCGGAGGTGGCATACACGGGGAAGGCCACACCGGAGTCAGATGTGTACAGCTTCGGGATGGTGGTCCTGGAGGTGGTGTGCGGGAGGAGGTCAAGGGGGATCATGGAAGAGAACAGCTTGGTGGATCATGTGTGGAGCCTCCACGGAGGAGGCTCGCTCCTGGACTGTGTGGATGGGAAAATGAGAGGCCAATTTGAGGAGGAGCAAGTGAAGAGGGCACTGACGGTGGGCCTTGCTTCCCTGCACCCGGACTCTGCGTGCAGGCCGAGGATGCGGAAAGTGGTCCAGATTTTCCTGAACCCGAACGAGCCACCGATGGAGTTGCCCGAGTCGCGGCCCAGCTCGGTCTATGTGCCGGTCTCGTTCTCGGGCTCAACCACCACAGGCTTCTCCTCCAGGACCAAGTCTGCGTTCGCTCTCTCCCGGCTCAATTCGCTGCACGAGATAGAACTCGAGCATGAAGAGGGGATGCCGGGGTTGTGTTGA
- the LOC115743493 gene encoding DEAD-box ATP-dependent RNA helicase 15, whose translation MGDARDNDAYEEELLDYEEEEDKAPDSVNAKANGEAAKRGYVGIHSSGFRDFLLKPELLRAIVDSGFEHPSEVQHECIPQAILGMDVICQAKSGMGKTAVFVLSTLQQIEPVAGQVAALVLCHTRELAYQICHEFERFSVYLPDIKVAVFYGGVNIKIHKDLLKNECPHIVVGTPGRILALARDKDLSLKNVRHFILDECDKMLESLDMRRDVQEIFKMTPHDKQVMMFSATLSKEIRPVCKKFMQDPMEIYVDEAKLTLHGLVQHYIKLSEAEKNRKLNDLLDALDFNQVVIFVKSVNRAAELNKLLVDCNFPSICIHSGMSQEERLTRYKGFKEGHKRILVATDLVGRGIDIERVNIVINYDMPDSADTYLHRVGRAGRFGTKGLAITFVSSASDSDILNQVQARFEVDIKELPEQIDTSTYMPS comes from the exons ATGGGGGATGCTAGGGACAACGATGCCTACGAAGAAGAGCTTCTCGACTAcgaagaggaggaagacaaAGCCCCCGACTCCGTCAACGCTAAGGCCAACGGCGAGGCCGCTAAAAG GGGATACGTGGGAATTCACAGTTCAGGATTCAGAGACTTCCTTTTGAAGCCAGAGCTGCTTCGAGCTATTGTTGACTCTGGATTTGAGCATCCCTCTGAAG TTCAACATGAGTGCATTCCACAAGCCATTTTGGGAATGGATGTCATTTGTCAAGCTAAATCCGGAATGGGAAAGACTGCTGTTTTTGTCCTGTCGACTTTGCAGCAGATTGAGCCAGTTGCAGGGCAAGTTGCTGCACTTGTCCTCTGTCATACGAGGGAATTGGCTTATCAG ATATGCCACGAGTTTGAGAGGTTCAGTGTATATTTACCTGATATCAAGGTTGCTGTGTTCTATGGTGGCGTCAATATCAAAATCCATAAAGATCTATTGAAGAATGAGTGCCCCCATATCGTTGTTGGAACTCCTGGTCGGATACTTGCTCTAGCTAGGGATAAGGATCTTTCTTTGAAGAATGTCAGGCATTTCATACTCGATGAGTGTGACAAGATGCTTGAATCGCTTG aCATGAGGAGAGATGTGCAGGAGATTTTCAAGATGACCCCACATGATAAGCAAGTCATGATGTTCTCAGCAACACTCAGCAAGGAGATCCGTCCGGTTTGCAAGAAGTTTATGCAAGAT CCAATGGAAATATATGTGGACGAGGCCAAGCTGACCCTTCATGGTCTTGTACAG CACTACATCAAATTGAGCGAAGCGGAGAAAAATCGCAAACTGAATGACCTACTTGATGCATTGGACTTCAATCAAGTTGTCATATTCGTCAAGAGTGTGAATAGAGCTGCAGAACTGAATAAGTTATTAGTGGACTGCAACTTCCCCTCGATATGCATTCATTCCGGCATGTCCCAGGAGGAAAG GTTAACACGGTACAAGGGCTTTAAGGAGGGGCATAAAAGAATCCTGGTTGCTACAGACTTGGTTGGTCGCGGAATAGACATTGAGCGTGTCAACATCGTGATCAACTACGATATGCCAGATTCTGCTGATACTTATCTGCACAGG GTTGGTAGAGCTGGGAGGTTTGGGACTAAAGGACTTGCAATCACGTTTGTTTCATCTGCCTCTGATTCTGACATTCTCAATCAG GTACAAGCACGATTTGAGGTCGACATAAAGGAGCTTCCTGAGCAGATTGATACTTCTACATATA TGCCATCTTGA